From a region of the Rhinopithecus roxellana isolate Shanxi Qingling chromosome 8, ASM756505v1, whole genome shotgun sequence genome:
- the PRDX2 gene encoding peroxiredoxin-2 — MASGNARIGKPAPDFKATAVVDGAFKEVKLSDYKGKYVVLFFYPLDFTFVCPTEIIAFSNRAEDFRKLGCEVLGVSVDSQFTHLAWINTPRKEGGLGPLNIPLLADVTRRLSEDYGVLKTDEGIAYRGLFIIDGKGVLRQITVNDLPVGRSVDEALRLVQAFQYTDEHGEVCPAGWKPGSDTIKPNVDDSKEYFSKHN; from the exons ATGGCCTCCGGTAACGCGCGCATCGGAAAGCCAGCCCCTGACTTCAAGGCCACAGCAGTGGTTGACGGCGCCTTCAAAGAGGTGAAGCTGTCGGACTACAAAG GGAAGTACGTAGTCCTCTTTTTCTACCCTCTGGACTTCACTTTTGTGTGCCCCACGGAGATCATCGCGTTCAGCAACCGTGCCGAGGACTTCCGCAAGCTGGGCTGCGAAGTGCTGGGCGTCTCGGTGGACTCTCAGTTCACCCACCTGGCTTG GATCAACACCCCCCGGAAGGAGGGAGGCTTGGGCCCCCTGAACATCCCTCTGCTTGCTGACGTGACCAGACGCTTGTCTGAGGATTACGGCGTGCTGAAAACAGATGAAGGCATTGCCTACAG GGGCCTATTTATCATCGATGGCAAGGGTGTCCTTCGCCAGATCACTGTTAATGATTTGCCTGTGGGACGCTCCGTGGATGAGGCTCTGCGGCTGGTCCAGGCCTTCCAGTACACAGACGAGCATGGGGAAG TTTGTCCCGCTGGCTGGAAGCCTGGCAGTGACACGATTAAGCCCAACGTGGATGACAGCAAGGAATATTTCTCCAAACACAATTAG